In Nomia melanderi isolate GNS246 chromosome 4, iyNomMela1, whole genome shotgun sequence, the following are encoded in one genomic region:
- the Usp7 gene encoding ubiquitin-specific protease 7 isoform X5, with amino-acid sequence MNHVNDQENLKQLNLAPVQVNEVEEMDTQEDEARSEVIFRFVVENVSTMKDTQLSPPCYVRNLPWKIMVMPRSSQTQERSQRSLGFFLQCNGESESASWSCYANADLRLLSCKEGQEPFSRKIQHLFYSKENDWGFSHFMTWQDLLDPDKGYIQDDSITLEVHVMADAPHGVSWDSKKHTGFVGLKNQGATCYMNSLLQTLYFTNQLRKAVYKMPTESDDSSKSVALALQRVFHELQFSDKPVGTKKLTKSFGWETLDSFMQHDVQEFLRVLLDKLETKMKGTCVEGTVPKLFEGKMVSFIKCKNIDYKSTRVETFYDIQLNIKGKKNIYESFNDYVSTESLDGDNKYDAGEHGLQEAEKGVIFSSFPPVLYLHLMRFQYDPVTDCSVKFNDRFEFYDKISLGKYLQNKEATSADYTLHAVLVHSGDNHGGHYVVFINPAGDGKWCKFDDDVVSRCTKQEAIDHNYGGQDEDISMAVKHCTNAYMLVYIRNSELENVLQEVKEGDIPQELVERLQEEKRLEQIRRKERTEAYLYITVNVLLEDNFDGHQGNDLYDPEHAWYRIFRVRKQCTLHEFLELLSDSLKYPTEQIRLWPLNVRSNHTCRPMSLELEPDTQKSIYQCSENPNVWNVFVELVPPDSDLTALPPFDKDTDVLLFFKLYDPKNKKIHYCGHHYMPVTTKVQELIPILNERAGFPPDTELALFEEIKPNLVEKIDNLTDPLEKGLDELMDGDIIVFQKEGDNQMYELPTCKEYFKDLFYRVEVTFCDKTIPNDPGFTMELSLRMTYDQMARAVAQRVGTDPYLLQFFKCQNYKDSPGHPLKCTYEGSLKDLVSYCKPKTKKLYYQQLSIRVNELENKKQFKCIWVGPSLKEEKEIILYPNKNGTVATLLEEAKKQVELSENGSGKLRILEITSSKLSPGPREDVPLDNLNTTGTKLYRIEEIPNDELNLAEDEMLIPVAHFHKDVFSTFGIPFFFKIKQGESFPKMKERLLKKLGVQEKEFEKFKFAVVTMGKPHFIMDSPEYIVNLADFRTHPSQIYPLLNAGTSPNRPWLGLEHVNKAPKRSRINYLEKAIKIYN; translated from the exons aTGAAGCAAGATCAGAAGTGATATTTCGCTTTGTAGTAGAAAATGTTTCTACAATGAAAGATACTCAGTTGTCACCACCGTGTTATGTTCGTAATTTGCCATGGAAAATAATGGTAATGCCGAGATCCAGTCAAACACAAGAAAGATCTCAAAGATCGCTTGGTTTTTTTCTTCAATGCAATGGAGAAAGTGAATCAGCGTCCTGGAGTTGTTACGCGAATGCAGATCTTCGGTTACTTTCTTGCAAAGAAGGTCAAGAACCATTTAGCAGAA agatCCAACATTTATTCTATAGTAAAGAGAATGATTGGGGATTTAGTCATTTTATGACATGGCAGGATCTTTTGGATCCTGATAAAGGTTACATTCAAGATGACTCTATTACACTTGAG GTTCATGTGATGGCTGATGCTCCGCATGGTGTCAGTTGGGATAGTAAAAAACATACTGGATTTGTAGGTTTAAAAAATCAAGGTGCTACGTGTTATATGAATTCTTTACTTCAAACTTTGTACTTTACCAATCAG TTACGAAAAGCTGTTTACAAAATGCCAACGGAAAGTGATGATTCTAGTAAGAGTGTGGCTCTGGCCTTACAGAGGGTTTTTCATGAATTACAATTTTCTGATAAACCAGTAGGTACAAAAAAACTAACTAAAAGTTTTGGTTGGGAAACACTGGATTCCTTTATGCAACATGACGTACAAGAATTTTTACGAGTG CTTTTAGATAAGTTGGAAACTAAAATGAAAGGAACCTGTGTAGAGGGAACAGTACCAAAATTATTTGAAGGGAAAATGGTGtcatttattaaatgtaaaaatattgattataagtCAACTAGAGTTGAAACTTTCTATGATATACAGTTAAATATAAAGGGAAAGAAGAATA ttTATGAATCCTTTAATGATTATGTAAGCACTGAAAGTCTGGATGGCGATAATAAATATGACGCTGGAGAACATGGTTTACAAGAAGCAGAAAAGGGAGTTATCTTTTCGTCATTTCCTCCAGTTCTATACCTGCATTTAATGCGATTTCAGTATGATCCAGTTACAGATTGTTCAGTCAAATTTAATGACAG GTTTGAATTCTATGACAAAATAAGTCTTggtaaatacttacaaaataaagaaGCAACGAGTGCAGATTATACATTGCACGCAGTCTTAGTTCATAGTGGAGATAATCATGGTGGTCATTATGTTGTATTCATCAATCCAGCTGGTGATGGAAAA TGGTGCAAATTTGATGATGATGTCGTCTCGAGGTGTACGAAACAGGAAGCCATTGATCATAATTATGGTGGTCAGGATGAGGACATATCTATGGCTGTAAAACACTGTACGAACGCCTATATGCTGGTGTATATAAGGAATTCTGAATTGGAAAACGTCTTACAAGAAGTTAAGGAAGGGGATATACCTCAAGAG CTGGTGGAGAGGTTGCAAGAGGAGAAGAGGCTGGAACAAATAAGAAGAAAGGAGAGAACAGAAGCATACTTGTATATAACCGTCAACGTCCTTCTCGAGGATAACTTTGACGGTCACCAAGGAAATGACTTGTATGATCCAGAGCATGCTTGGTATCGTATATTTCGCGTACGTAAGCAGTGTACCTTGCACGAGTTTCTCGAATTGCTGAGTGATAGCTTG AAATATCCAACAGAGCAAATTCGTCTATGGCCACTGAATGTGCGTTCGAATCATACTTGTAGACCAATGTCACTCGAGTTAGAACCTGATACACAAAAATCTATTTACCAGTGCTCAGAAAATCCAAATGTATGGAATGTATTTGTTGAACTTGTTCCTCCAGATTCAGATTTAACGGCACTGCCACCTTTTGATAAAGACACTgatgttctattattttttaaattatatgatCCCAAAAACAAGAAGATACATTATTGTGGTCATCATTATATGCCTGTCACAACTAAAGTCC AGGAACTTATACCTATTTTGAATGAAAGAGCTGGATTTCCACCAGATACAGAATTAGCactttttgaagaaattaaaccAAATTTGGttgaaaaaatagataatttaacAGATCCATTAGAAAAAGGCCTTGATGAATTAATGGACGGTGACATTATTGTCTTTCAAAAGGAAGGAGACAATCAGATGTATGAACTTCCAAcgtgtaaagaatattttaa GGACCTATTTTACAGAGTGGAAGTAACATTTTGTGACAAAACGATTCCTAATGATCCAGGTTTTACAATGGAACTCTCTTTGAGAATGACATATGATCAAATGGCAAGAGCTGTAGCACAAAGAGTTGGCACTGATCCGTACCtcctacaattttttaaatgtcaaAA CTATAAAGACTCACCTGGACATCCACTAAAATGTACATATGAAGGTTCGCTGAAGGATTTGGTTTCTTATTGCAAaccaaaaacaaagaaattatattatcagCAGCTCAGTATTAGAGTAAATGAGCttgaaaacaaaaaacaatttaaatgtatatgGGTTGGTCCATCCCttaaggaagaaaaagaaatcattcttTACCCTAACAAAAACGGAACTGTGGCTACTTTGCTTGAAGAAGCGAAGAAACAAGTAGAATTGTCGGAAAACGGATCTGGAAAATTAAGGATACTAGAAATCACTTCTAGTAAATTGTCGCCTGGCCCAAGAGAAGATGTACCCTTAGATAACTTAAATACAACTGGCACAAAATTATACAGGATAGAAGAAATTCCAAACGATGAATTAAATTTAGCAGAAGATGAAATGTTAATTCCTGTTGCACACTTTCATAAGGATGTATTTTCGACGTTTGGTATTccctttttctttaaaattaaacag GGTGAATCTTTCCCAAAGATGAAAGAGAGATTACTGAAGAAATTGGGAGTACAAGAAAAGGAATTTGAAAAG TTTAAGTTCGCGGTGGTGACAATGGGAAAGCCACACTTTATTATGGATTCGCCAGAATACATTGTGAATCTCGCAGACTTCCGTACACATCCAAGTCAGA TTTATCCACTTTTAAACGCAGGCACATCGCCAAACAGGCCTTGGCTTGGCTTGGAACACGTCAACAAAGCGCCAAAGCGTTCTCGAATCAACTACCTCGAAAAGgctattaaaatttacaattaa
- the Usp7 gene encoding ubiquitin-specific protease 7 isoform X2 produces the protein MNHVNDQENLKQLNLAPVQVNEVEEMDTQEETPNDGGGDGNDTSPMNGESELACIVQDQEMGEDEARSEVIFRFVVENVSTMKDTQLSPPCYVRNLPWKIMVMPRSSQTQERSQRSLGFFLQCNGESESASWSCYANADLRLLSCKEGQEPFSRKIQHLFYSKENDWGFSHFMTWQDLLDPDKGYIQDDSITLEVHVMADAPHGVSWDSKKHTGFVGLKNQGATCYMNSLLQTLYFTNQLRKAVYKMPTESDDSSKSVALALQRVFHELQFSDKPVGTKKLTKSFGWETLDSFMQHDVQEFLRVLLDKLETKMKGTCVEGTVPKLFEGKMVSFIKCKNIDYKSTRVETFYDIQLNIKGKKNIYESFNDYVSTESLDGDNKYDAGEHGLQEAEKGVIFSSFPPVLYLHLMRFQYDPVTDCSVKFNDRFEFYDKISLGKYLQNKEATSADYTLHAVLVHSGDNHGGHYVVFINPAGDGKWCKFDDDVVSRCTKQEAIDHNYGGQDEDISMAVKHCTNAYMLVYIRNSELENVLQEVKEGDIPQELVERLQEEKRLEQIRRKERTEAYLYITVNVLLEDNFDGHQGNDLYDPEHAWYRIFRVRKQCTLHEFLELLSDSLKYPTEQIRLWPLNVRSNHTCRPMSLELEPDTQKSIYQCSENPNVWNVFVELVPPDSDLTALPPFDKDTDVLLFFKLYDPKNKKIHYCGHHYMPVTTKVQELIPILNERAGFPPDTELALFEEIKPNLVEKIDNLTDPLEKGLDELMDGDIIVFQKEGDNQMYELPTCKEYFKDLFYRVEVTFCDKTIPNDPGFTMELSLRMTYDQMARAVAQRVGTDPYLLQFFKCQNYKDSPGHPLKCTYEGSLKDLVSYCKPKTKKLYYQQLSIRVNELENKKQFKCIWVGPSLKEEKEIILYPNKNGTVATLLEEAKKQVELSENGSGKLRILEITSSKLSPGPREDVPLDNLNTTGTKLYRIEEIPNDELNLAEDEMLIPVAHFHKDVFSTFGIPFFFKIKQGESFPKMKERLLKKLGVQEKEFEKFAVVTMGKPHFIMDSPEYIVNLADFRTHPSQIYPLLNAGTSPNRPWLGLEHVNKAPKRSRINYLEKAIKIYN, from the exons aTGAAGCAAGATCAGAAGTGATATTTCGCTTTGTAGTAGAAAATGTTTCTACAATGAAAGATACTCAGTTGTCACCACCGTGTTATGTTCGTAATTTGCCATGGAAAATAATGGTAATGCCGAGATCCAGTCAAACACAAGAAAGATCTCAAAGATCGCTTGGTTTTTTTCTTCAATGCAATGGAGAAAGTGAATCAGCGTCCTGGAGTTGTTACGCGAATGCAGATCTTCGGTTACTTTCTTGCAAAGAAGGTCAAGAACCATTTAGCAGAA agatCCAACATTTATTCTATAGTAAAGAGAATGATTGGGGATTTAGTCATTTTATGACATGGCAGGATCTTTTGGATCCTGATAAAGGTTACATTCAAGATGACTCTATTACACTTGAG GTTCATGTGATGGCTGATGCTCCGCATGGTGTCAGTTGGGATAGTAAAAAACATACTGGATTTGTAGGTTTAAAAAATCAAGGTGCTACGTGTTATATGAATTCTTTACTTCAAACTTTGTACTTTACCAATCAG TTACGAAAAGCTGTTTACAAAATGCCAACGGAAAGTGATGATTCTAGTAAGAGTGTGGCTCTGGCCTTACAGAGGGTTTTTCATGAATTACAATTTTCTGATAAACCAGTAGGTACAAAAAAACTAACTAAAAGTTTTGGTTGGGAAACACTGGATTCCTTTATGCAACATGACGTACAAGAATTTTTACGAGTG CTTTTAGATAAGTTGGAAACTAAAATGAAAGGAACCTGTGTAGAGGGAACAGTACCAAAATTATTTGAAGGGAAAATGGTGtcatttattaaatgtaaaaatattgattataagtCAACTAGAGTTGAAACTTTCTATGATATACAGTTAAATATAAAGGGAAAGAAGAATA ttTATGAATCCTTTAATGATTATGTAAGCACTGAAAGTCTGGATGGCGATAATAAATATGACGCTGGAGAACATGGTTTACAAGAAGCAGAAAAGGGAGTTATCTTTTCGTCATTTCCTCCAGTTCTATACCTGCATTTAATGCGATTTCAGTATGATCCAGTTACAGATTGTTCAGTCAAATTTAATGACAG GTTTGAATTCTATGACAAAATAAGTCTTggtaaatacttacaaaataaagaaGCAACGAGTGCAGATTATACATTGCACGCAGTCTTAGTTCATAGTGGAGATAATCATGGTGGTCATTATGTTGTATTCATCAATCCAGCTGGTGATGGAAAA TGGTGCAAATTTGATGATGATGTCGTCTCGAGGTGTACGAAACAGGAAGCCATTGATCATAATTATGGTGGTCAGGATGAGGACATATCTATGGCTGTAAAACACTGTACGAACGCCTATATGCTGGTGTATATAAGGAATTCTGAATTGGAAAACGTCTTACAAGAAGTTAAGGAAGGGGATATACCTCAAGAG CTGGTGGAGAGGTTGCAAGAGGAGAAGAGGCTGGAACAAATAAGAAGAAAGGAGAGAACAGAAGCATACTTGTATATAACCGTCAACGTCCTTCTCGAGGATAACTTTGACGGTCACCAAGGAAATGACTTGTATGATCCAGAGCATGCTTGGTATCGTATATTTCGCGTACGTAAGCAGTGTACCTTGCACGAGTTTCTCGAATTGCTGAGTGATAGCTTG AAATATCCAACAGAGCAAATTCGTCTATGGCCACTGAATGTGCGTTCGAATCATACTTGTAGACCAATGTCACTCGAGTTAGAACCTGATACACAAAAATCTATTTACCAGTGCTCAGAAAATCCAAATGTATGGAATGTATTTGTTGAACTTGTTCCTCCAGATTCAGATTTAACGGCACTGCCACCTTTTGATAAAGACACTgatgttctattattttttaaattatatgatCCCAAAAACAAGAAGATACATTATTGTGGTCATCATTATATGCCTGTCACAACTAAAGTCC AGGAACTTATACCTATTTTGAATGAAAGAGCTGGATTTCCACCAGATACAGAATTAGCactttttgaagaaattaaaccAAATTTGGttgaaaaaatagataatttaacAGATCCATTAGAAAAAGGCCTTGATGAATTAATGGACGGTGACATTATTGTCTTTCAAAAGGAAGGAGACAATCAGATGTATGAACTTCCAAcgtgtaaagaatattttaa GGACCTATTTTACAGAGTGGAAGTAACATTTTGTGACAAAACGATTCCTAATGATCCAGGTTTTACAATGGAACTCTCTTTGAGAATGACATATGATCAAATGGCAAGAGCTGTAGCACAAAGAGTTGGCACTGATCCGTACCtcctacaattttttaaatgtcaaAA CTATAAAGACTCACCTGGACATCCACTAAAATGTACATATGAAGGTTCGCTGAAGGATTTGGTTTCTTATTGCAAaccaaaaacaaagaaattatattatcagCAGCTCAGTATTAGAGTAAATGAGCttgaaaacaaaaaacaatttaaatgtatatgGGTTGGTCCATCCCttaaggaagaaaaagaaatcattcttTACCCTAACAAAAACGGAACTGTGGCTACTTTGCTTGAAGAAGCGAAGAAACAAGTAGAATTGTCGGAAAACGGATCTGGAAAATTAAGGATACTAGAAATCACTTCTAGTAAATTGTCGCCTGGCCCAAGAGAAGATGTACCCTTAGATAACTTAAATACAACTGGCACAAAATTATACAGGATAGAAGAAATTCCAAACGATGAATTAAATTTAGCAGAAGATGAAATGTTAATTCCTGTTGCACACTTTCATAAGGATGTATTTTCGACGTTTGGTATTccctttttctttaaaattaaacag GGTGAATCTTTCCCAAAGATGAAAGAGAGATTACTGAAGAAATTGGGAGTACAAGAAAAGGAATTTGAAAAG TTCGCGGTGGTGACAATGGGAAAGCCACACTTTATTATGGATTCGCCAGAATACATTGTGAATCTCGCAGACTTCCGTACACATCCAAGTCAGA TTTATCCACTTTTAAACGCAGGCACATCGCCAAACAGGCCTTGGCTTGGCTTGGAACACGTCAACAAAGCGCCAAAGCGTTCTCGAATCAACTACCTCGAAAAGgctattaaaatttacaattaa